From a region of the Deltaproteobacteria bacterium genome:
- a CDS encoding DUF309 domain-containing protein, whose product MQRYSQFPFPAYRYVPAELPHPMMVSKPSEQDEQFRFGVDLFNHGYFWEAHEVWEGLWVKSKNEEKLLLQAVILYAAGLLKLRQDQLKDFSSLTTAGFHKLNNLNEIVFFNINISKWQGFALNFKKRIEQEKITVQNPWEEQDFPFIKLEEEL is encoded by the coding sequence TTGCAACGCTATAGTCAATTCCCCTTCCCTGCCTATCGGTATGTGCCGGCAGAATTACCTCACCCAATGATGGTCAGCAAGCCATCAGAACAAGATGAACAATTTCGTTTTGGCGTTGACCTTTTTAATCATGGTTATTTTTGGGAAGCCCATGAGGTGTGGGAAGGGCTTTGGGTAAAATCAAAAAATGAGGAAAAATTACTTTTACAAGCCGTCATTCTTTATGCAGCGGGCTTGTTAAAATTAAGGCAAGACCAATTAAAAGACTTTTCTTCTTTAACCACAGCAGGTTTTCATAAGCTAAACAATCTTAATGAAATAGTCTTTTTTAATATCAATATTTCAAAATGGCAGGGCTTCGCGCTTAATTTCAAAAAAAGGATTGAACAAGAAAAAATTACGGTACAGAATCCCTGGGAAGAACAAGATTTTCCATTTATTAAACTGGAGGAAGAGTTATGA
- the pilO gene encoding type 4a pilus biogenesis protein PilO — translation MPKKVNLNQAPSLREKVMFGAVMVGIVVAFFRFFYSPQGLLNRDAKIELEKIRPNYEAFMQLESSPLNVPTTPTTPLQEEKDTFLEKAASHFSNPPKYKETLLTDLNQKLVSRDMLKTNQLDGITLGNEAVKNDFSEFTFSINIIGGYLGIVEYISRIPQLPMLIAFNNLNIETASDKTGRLNMKLGGILYVPVPGQKAVELTPTNPAPTSNPRKDGVK, via the coding sequence ATGCCGAAAAAAGTTAATCTCAATCAAGCCCCTTCACTGCGAGAAAAGGTCATGTTTGGTGCAGTGATGGTAGGGATTGTCGTCGCTTTTTTTCGGTTTTTTTATAGCCCGCAGGGTTTATTGAATCGTGATGCTAAAATTGAATTAGAAAAAATTCGTCCTAATTATGAAGCCTTTATGCAACTCGAATCTTCTCCGCTTAATGTTCCCACCACTCCCACAACTCCCCTCCAAGAAGAAAAAGATACTTTTTTAGAAAAAGCAGCCTCCCATTTTTCAAACCCACCCAAATACAAAGAAACTTTATTAACCGACCTTAATCAAAAATTAGTGAGTCGAGATATGTTGAAAACAAATCAGCTCGATGGTATCACCTTAGGCAATGAGGCAGTTAAGAACGACTTCAGTGAGTTTACTTTTAGTATCAATATTATTGGAGGTTATTTAGGAATTGTGGAATACATTAGCCGAATTCCACAATTACCTATGCTCATTGCCTTCAACAACCTTAATATCGAAACCGCTAGTGATAAAACGGGGCGACTCAATATGAAATTAGGGGGAATTCTTTACGTGCCAGTGCCTGGCCAAAAGGCGGTGGAACTTACTCCTACTAATCCTGCCCCTACCTCTAATCCTAGAAAGGATGGTGTAAAATGA
- a CDS encoding PilN domain-containing protein → MVDRINFLVKETKGLSYKHLINIIIGMVLLAVAIILGQKQLHRYYVKKAAFMQAEIERIQKSQEELLRKKPKRASFTAQEYVANAMRGSTNWSAFLLDLSKALPDGLWLTKITSAEGGKFLIEGRCFRPETVPKFIGQLKLLSMVQTIGNPSTSKADSEVASLLAFKLTVILKSPKEGS, encoded by the coding sequence ATGGTTGATCGAATTAATTTCCTGGTCAAGGAAACAAAAGGTTTATCTTATAAACATCTCATCAATATCATCATAGGGATGGTTTTGTTGGCTGTGGCTATTATCTTGGGGCAAAAACAACTGCATCGTTATTACGTAAAAAAGGCAGCCTTTATGCAGGCTGAGATCGAACGTATTCAGAAGAGCCAAGAAGAATTATTAAGAAAAAAACCCAAACGAGCTTCTTTTACGGCGCAAGAATATGTTGCTAACGCAATGCGGGGGTCAACCAATTGGTCGGCGTTTCTTTTAGACCTTTCGAAGGCCTTGCCCGATGGTTTGTGGCTTACTAAAATTACTTCAGCCGAAGGCGGTAAGTTTTTAATTGAGGGCCGATGTTTTCGCCCCGAAACGGTGCCCAAGTTTATTGGGCAATTAAAATTATTATCGATGGTTCAAACCATTGGTAATCCTTCTACGAGTAAAGCCGATTCAGAAGTGGCTTCTTTGTTGGCCTTCAAGCTCACCGTGATTTTGAAAAGCCCTAAGGAAGGAAGTTAA
- a CDS encoding prepilin-type N-terminal cleavage/methylation domain-containing protein: protein MESGWKNQRGMSLVEGILAILILSIGITGFLGNFYEYTRNAVDSEFIVTASNLANEQLEIVLNDKNNVGYAQINNAKYPSPSNVTIGNITFAKSVNVYEVSGSDLTSSSPGSGLKRIDVTVSWGTGQTITYNAIVGQY, encoded by the coding sequence ATGGAAAGTGGATGGAAAAATCAACGTGGCATGAGCCTAGTTGAGGGAATATTAGCGATTCTTATTCTCTCGATTGGGATTACGGGCTTTTTAGGTAATTTTTACGAATATACCCGTAACGCAGTGGATAGCGAATTTATTGTTACTGCCAGTAACCTTGCCAATGAACAATTAGAGATTGTGCTCAATGACAAAAATAACGTGGGTTACGCTCAAATCAACAATGCAAAATACCCCTCTCCTTCCAACGTCACCATCGGCAATATAACTTTTGCTAAATCCGTTAATGTTTATGAAGTTTCAGGTAGCGATTTAACCAGTTCTAGCCCGGGTAGTGGTTTGAAGCGAATTGATGTGACCGTTTCATGGGGAACCGGTCAAACGATCACCTATAATGCCATCGTAGGTCAATATTAG
- a CDS encoding DoxX family protein translates to MLATLNKIQPLALLFLRVAVGVIMAVHGWWKIQHMEGVGQFLAGLGFTQPSPQFHVYMAIACEFLGGLGILVGLLTRVAALGIASAMSVAVFFVHWNNGLLMDNPATEVFENGYEYPLTILAVAVFLIFNGGGPLSLDALLCKCKSKCQKEVSTEL, encoded by the coding sequence ATGCTTGCCACTCTTAATAAAATTCAACCTTTGGCCTTGTTATTTTTGCGAGTTGCGGTGGGGGTTATTATGGCCGTCCACGGGTGGTGGAAAATTCAGCATATGGAAGGCGTTGGGCAATTTTTAGCTGGCCTTGGGTTTACCCAGCCCAGCCCCCAATTTCATGTGTACATGGCCATTGCTTGTGAATTCTTAGGTGGGCTTGGAATCTTAGTGGGGTTACTCACTCGAGTCGCCGCCTTGGGCATTGCCAGTGCCATGTCAGTAGCGGTCTTTTTCGTGCATTGGAATAATGGCCTTTTAATGGATAATCCAGCAACCGAGGTCTTTGAAAATGGCTATGAATATCCATTAACAATATTGGCAGTAGCGGTGTTTCTAATCTTTAATGGGGGTGGGCCATTAAGCCTTGATGCTTTGTTATGTAAGTGCAAAAGCAAGTGCCAAAAAGAAGTCAGTACTGAGTTATAA
- a CDS encoding tetratricopeptide repeat protein, giving the protein MSIINDALKKAELNNPNANSNPGANPGPQIPLPSKKSGASLVRILILVGVVLIGVFYIIYTQLFPFLAARFKNKVPEQLQGLAPNTDGNKNLANIIQKGKKSFEIGQLEHALKLFQEALLIDPNNSEVLNNLGMVYRQQDNMNEALKYYQLAIEKNASCAECFNNMGVVYTKQNSFKEAGESFIKAITLKPEYPDAYFNYGALLETQGNSKEAIVQFENFIQHGESVSSEVKSAIQAHIEELKNL; this is encoded by the coding sequence GTGTCTATCATTAATGATGCTTTAAAAAAAGCAGAACTTAACAACCCAAATGCCAACTCTAACCCCGGGGCCAATCCTGGGCCACAAATTCCTTTGCCTAGTAAAAAATCAGGGGCTAGCCTGGTACGTATTTTGATTCTGGTAGGGGTCGTATTAATCGGTGTTTTTTATATTATTTACACCCAGCTATTCCCATTTCTAGCTGCTAGATTTAAAAATAAAGTGCCAGAGCAACTGCAAGGTTTGGCGCCCAATACAGATGGAAATAAAAATTTGGCCAACATCATTCAAAAAGGAAAAAAATCGTTTGAAATTGGTCAGCTCGAACATGCCCTCAAGCTCTTTCAAGAAGCCTTATTGATCGACCCTAATAACAGCGAAGTTTTAAATAATCTGGGGATGGTTTATCGTCAGCAAGATAATATGAATGAAGCCCTTAAATATTATCAACTCGCTATTGAAAAAAATGCCAGTTGTGCGGAGTGCTTTAATAATATGGGGGTGGTTTACACCAAGCAGAATAGCTTTAAAGAGGCCGGCGAATCTTTTATTAAAGCGATTACTCTCAAGCCAGAATACCCCGATGCCTATTTTAATTATGGGGCTTTACTTGAAACTCAAGGCAACAGCAAAGAGGCCATTGTGCAATTCGAAAATTTTATTCAACATGGTGAATCGGTGAGTAGCGAAGTTAAAAGCGCAATACAAGCACACATCGAGGAATTAAAGAATCTATAA
- a CDS encoding AAA family ATPase, whose product MYIEFFGLAEKPFNITADPNYLFESSIHEPALDSLLYGIESKAGIMVLTGPVGTGKTTLCRSILEKLSNTTNTCFLMNPIFDPIDVLKAINQDFGLANQGSLKELMDVLNQFLLESMEAGLNNLIIVDEAQNLSIESLETLRLLSNLETTKHKVLQILLVGQPELVEKLASPRLLQLNQRVVIRVSLSALTESDSNHYILHRLAKANGLGKVLFDEKTLKSIFKYSHGFPRMINLLCDRILLALYAKGLRQVNKKIVKAAYQELKANNIQRPFWKRRLSSVYH is encoded by the coding sequence ATGTACATTGAATTTTTCGGGTTAGCCGAAAAGCCTTTCAATATCACCGCGGATCCCAATTATTTATTTGAATCTTCTATTCACGAGCCTGCGCTAGACAGCCTCCTCTATGGTATTGAATCTAAGGCCGGCATCATGGTTTTAACGGGGCCTGTGGGCACAGGCAAAACAACCCTTTGTCGCAGCATTTTAGAAAAATTATCGAATACCACGAACACCTGTTTCTTAATGAATCCCATTTTTGATCCCATCGATGTATTAAAGGCGATCAATCAAGATTTTGGTTTAGCTAATCAAGGGTCGCTTAAAGAATTGATGGATGTGCTCAATCAATTTCTTTTAGAAAGTATGGAGGCAGGTCTTAACAATCTCATTATTGTAGATGAAGCCCAAAATCTTTCGATTGAAAGCCTTGAAACCCTTCGCCTCCTCTCTAATTTAGAAACAACCAAACATAAAGTTTTACAAATTCTTTTGGTGGGGCAACCTGAACTTGTTGAAAAGCTGGCCTCCCCTCGCCTCTTACAGCTCAATCAACGGGTGGTGATTCGGGTTTCTTTATCAGCTTTAACCGAGTCCGATAGTAACCATTATATTTTACATCGTTTAGCTAAGGCCAACGGTTTGGGGAAAGTGCTGTTCGACGAAAAAACCTTAAAAAGTATTTTTAAATACTCGCATGGCTTTCCGCGCATGATTAACCTTCTTTGTGATCGGATTTTATTGGCCCTTTATGCAAAAGGTTTAAGACAGGTAAACAAAAAAATAGTGAAGGCTGCTTATCAAGAGCTAAAGGCCAATAATATTCAACGACCCTTTTGGAAAAGGAGACTAAGTAGTGTCTATCATTAA
- a CDS encoding prepilin-type N-terminal cleavage/methylation domain-containing protein: MMKCFKYQWVKKQHGFTLIEAILGSVLLGILAISLAAFFSAGAETFSLVKSRNEAAEKARYAMQQIYGELMYLETVDIVNMNVNNFGYMDAANVETHLQMGNYQGWASVLRNNDVLVPNGQSIAFKYYDANNIETTNINNLRRIEVTLVVQAEDNKNVITLKTSIFPRGFIYTGFQ; encoded by the coding sequence ATGATGAAGTGTTTTAAATATCAATGGGTCAAAAAACAACACGGCTTTACGTTGATCGAAGCTATTTTGGGTTCTGTGTTGTTGGGTATTTTAGCCATTAGTTTGGCCGCGTTTTTTAGTGCGGGGGCGGAGACCTTTAGTCTGGTGAAGAGCAGGAACGAAGCGGCAGAAAAGGCCCGCTATGCCATGCAACAAATTTACGGTGAACTCATGTATCTCGAAACCGTCGACATTGTAAATATGAACGTCAATAATTTTGGCTATATGGATGCTGCCAACGTGGAGACCCATTTGCAGATGGGGAATTATCAAGGATGGGCATCGGTTTTACGAAACAACGATGTCTTGGTTCCCAATGGGCAATCCATCGCTTTTAAATATTACGATGCCAATAATATCGAAACCACCAATATCAATAATCTTCGCCGCATCGAAGTCACCTTGGTGGTTCAGGCCGAAGACAATAAGAATGTTATCACTTTAAAGACCTCAATTTTCCCCAGAGGTTTTATTTATACAGGATTTCAATAA
- a CDS encoding MBL fold metallo-hydrolase gives MKRFFLYLLSFLLLSGASFYIWLLKASRIPALEFDHPILETSGIKKSRLRFSILDTGYSEVPEGFARVGGSWWQSIKLEHPVVVVDHPKGAFLFDAGLGSQMDVQLNRLPWYVGVFLKFTSTHSAKSQLEKSPDILQKIKFFILSHVHWDHTSGLSDFVQLPIKVLAAEHDWYLKEGDSKLHGILASAFSHPDFKWEIMTFQNKAYEGYEQSLDLFGDASVVLVNMAGHTPGSVGMFLNLSAERRYFFIGDTTWLVDENGFPYYKSKLARIISDNDIPQTVYQLSHLRKLKEANPKIILVPQHDARTLKQLATWPQWTSL, from the coding sequence ATGAAACGATTTTTTCTTTATTTGCTTAGTTTCTTACTCTTGAGTGGGGCAAGTTTTTATATTTGGCTCCTCAAGGCTAGCCGTATTCCTGCCCTAGAATTTGACCACCCTATTTTAGAAACCAGTGGCATTAAGAAAAGTAGATTGCGTTTTTCGATCTTAGATACGGGCTATTCAGAAGTCCCCGAAGGTTTTGCGCGGGTTGGTGGTTCATGGTGGCAATCCATAAAACTCGAACATCCGGTTGTGGTCGTGGATCATCCTAAAGGGGCTTTTTTATTTGATGCAGGGCTGGGCTCGCAAATGGATGTTCAACTAAACCGCTTGCCCTGGTATGTAGGGGTATTTCTAAAATTCACTTCAACTCATTCTGCTAAATCTCAATTAGAAAAATCCCCTGATATTTTGCAAAAAATTAAATTTTTCATTTTGTCTCATGTACACTGGGATCATACAAGCGGCCTCAGCGATTTTGTTCAACTGCCCATCAAGGTTTTGGCAGCGGAACATGATTGGTATTTAAAAGAAGGCGATTCTAAGCTTCATGGGATTTTAGCTTCGGCCTTTTCCCACCCTGATTTTAAATGGGAAATCATGACATTCCAGAATAAGGCTTATGAAGGCTATGAGCAAAGCCTTGATTTGTTTGGCGATGCTTCGGTGGTGCTGGTGAATATGGCTGGGCACACCCCAGGCTCGGTTGGGATGTTTCTTAATTTAAGTGCAGAGCGGCGCTATTTTTTTATTGGCGATACCACGTGGCTAGTTGATGAGAACGGGTTTCCTTATTATAAAAGCAAACTAGCTCGGATTATTTCAGACAATGATATTCCTCAAACTGTTTATCAATTGAGCCATTTAAGAAAACTAAAAGAAGCCAATCCTAAAATTATTTTAGTCCCCCAGCACGATGCCCGCACTCTTAAACAATTAGCCACTTGGCCTCAGTGGACATCTCTATAA
- a CDS encoding rhodanese-like domain-containing protein: MSVCQITVQESEKNLMEDNEIIYIDVRTAVEFARGHVPGAINIPAFEMNLGSMVPVLEKFKLAVAESFPKEKKLLIGCQKGSRSQAACEYLQALGYENLNNVVGGFSAWCEAGLPVEK; the protein is encoded by the coding sequence ATGAGTGTATGTCAAATTACGGTTCAGGAGAGCGAAAAAAATCTGATGGAAGATAATGAAATTATTTATATTGATGTGCGTACGGCTGTTGAATTTGCCCGTGGCCATGTGCCAGGGGCTATCAATATTCCGGCTTTTGAAATGAACCTTGGCAGTATGGTCCCTGTGCTAGAAAAATTCAAACTTGCGGTGGCAGAATCTTTTCCCAAAGAAAAAAAGCTGCTCATTGGTTGCCAAAAAGGTAGCCGCTCACAAGCAGCCTGTGAATATTTGCAAGCTTTGGGCTATGAAAATTTGAATAATGTTGTGGGTGGTTTTAGTGCCTGGTGCGAAGCTGGTTTGCCCGTTGAAAAATAG